In Aspergillus luchuensis IFO 4308 DNA, chromosome 1, nearly complete sequence, the following are encoded in one genomic region:
- the DOC1 gene encoding anaphase promoting complex subunit DOC1 (BUSCO:EOG09265DVA;~COG:D;~EggNog:ENOG410PPMA;~InterPro:IPR004939,IPR016901,IPR008979;~PFAM:PF03256;~go_component: GO:0005680 - anaphase-promoting complex [Evidence IEA];~go_process: GO:0031145 - anaphase-promoting complex-dependent catabolic process [Evidence IEA]), whose translation MPRHHHLLRRHPAPDTSSPSDSTTPHHAPQQPPPAPQRANRSRLGHHAQFQTPPSQGLSIPTLHPSSGTFDPDHPLHSHPSQHAAHNPAATAALFSLFGRGVHGRPPNHPADQMMDDEDVEDEEEEEEDDAIPEEYDGVGFSHETTLSSIAHQRTRHRRRQFQRSISEEDGMLPAHDVDVAEPSDIEEEDEEEVEHDEQVEGDEEDVEIEPEAGSESEMLHEREKSPTPPPANLREISSLASWTVSTHKPGCGVTALRHPSPTQYWQSDGPQPHTLTLHFFKLVAIVRIRVYLDFEMDESYTPTKMTFLAGMGGNDLVEFANWEGEGPCGWVDVELEGVGGRSGGWVTTSAQRQGGAGAGGGKKQKKKPGRRRKGKGKRRGGFIFEDPDVDVDEDEDEDDDDDDDEEDDPYAGNVLKAMVIQMRIIENHQNGKDTHVRGFQVFARDDERKRVGNAPSASADGRVRRHSARRSLRASTHEDMERDGVSKVVTSLEEPDWMGEPVIR comes from the exons ATGCcgcgtcatcatcatctgctccGTCGACACCCCGCGCCagacacctcctccccctccgacagcaccaccccccaccacgcaccgcaacaaccacccccggcGCCCCAACGCGCCAATCGCTCGCGCCTCGGCCACCACGCGCAATTCCAAACTCCTCCGTCCCAAGGCCTCTCCATTCCCACGCTCCATCCTTCCTCCGGAACCTTTGACCCCGATCATCCCCTCCACAGTCACCCCAGCCAGCATGCAGCCCACAACCCCGCCGCAACGGCCGCCCTGTTCTCCCTCTTCGGACGCGGCGTGCATGGCCGTCCGCCCAACCACCCAGCGGACCAGATGatggacgatgaggatgtcgaagacgaggaagaagaagaggaggacgacgcTATCCCAGAAGAGTACGACGGGGTCGGATTCAGCCATGAGACAACACTCAGTTCCATCGCCCATCAGCGTACCCGGCACCGACGGCGGCAGTTCCAGCGGTCTATCTCCGAGGAAGATGGAATGCTTCCTGCTcatgatgtggatgtggcgGAGCCTTCTGAtatcgaggaagaagacgaagaagaagtggaacaTGATGAGCAGGTCGaaggggatgaagaggatgtggaGATTGAGCCGGAGGCTGGTAGTGAGTCGGAGATGCTACATGAGCGAG AGAAATCCCCAACTCCCCCCCCCGCTAACCTCCGCGAAATCTCCTCCCTAGCTAGCTGGACCGTCTCGACCCATAAGCCCGGCTGTGGTGTGACTGCTCTCCGTCATCCGTCTCCAACGCAGTACTGGCAATCCGATGGTCCGCAGCCGCATACCCTCACTTTGCATTTCTTCAAGCTGGTGGCTATTGTGCGCATCAGGGTGTATTTGGATTtcgagatggatgagagTTATACACCTACTAAGATGACGTTCCTGGCGGGTATGGGCGGGAATGATCTGGTTGAGTTTGCTAATTGGGAAGGTGAGGGGCCGTGTGGGTGGGTTGATgtggagttggagggggtgggagggaggagtgggGGGTGGGTTACTACTAGTGCGCAGAGgcagggtggtgctggtgctggtggagggaagaagcagaagaagaagccgggaaggaggaggaaggggaaggggaagagaaggggcGGGTTTATCTTTGAGGATCCTGACGTTGacgtggatgaggatgaagatgaggatgatgacgatgacgacgacgaagaggatgatcCGTATGCGGGGAACGTGCTCAAAGCCATGGTCATTCAAATGCGAATCATTGAGAATCATCAAAACGGCAAAGACACGCATGTACGTGGGTTCCAGGTGTTTGCCAGAGATgatgagaggaagagggtgggCAATGCGCCGTCGGCGTCGGCGGATGGTCGTGTCCGGAGACACAGTGCCAGACGGTCATTGAGAGCCAGTACGCATGAGGATATGGAGCGTGACGGTGTTTCCAAGGTGGTCACGAGTTTGGAGGAGCCGGATTGGATGGGCGAGCCTGTCATTCGGTAG
- the PSD1 gene encoding phosphatidylserine decarboxylase 1 (BUSCO:EOG092639H5;~COG:I;~EggNog:ENOG410PFVD;~InterPro:IPR003817,IPR033661,IPR033177;~PFAM:PF02666;~TransMembrane:1 (o82-100i);~go_component: GO:0005739 - mitochondrion [Evidence IEA];~go_function: GO:0004609 - phosphatidylserine decarboxylase activity [Evidence IEA];~go_process: GO:0008654 - phospholipid biosynthetic process [Evidence IEA]), with amino-acid sequence MALCLTSRSALCCRKFAVSPHGEKVGLMEVSLRATGRRKTGARQFSQSWKQYQHQNSHENPSPRSTFGSRLRFALRNTKVEWYPIPVGLGIGLLGLLQFYKAQRAERERAEREAAGETFDFEKAPPRPKHRLSGPWQVQIMSTLPLKAISRLWGRFNEIELPYYFRVPGFKLYSWVFGVNLDEVEEPDLHTYPNLAAFFYRKLKPGVRPLDPDTRAILAPSDGRILQFGLIERGEVEQVKGVTYSLDALLGAATPNHADHTDKFTDHQGEPAQGTEAKILADAEFAKMNGISYTLPTLLAGDQGGARKRSASIDASTPYKASAEAEVKADLARGDGAPWYAPKPTSNNALYYVVIYLAPGDYHRFHSPVPWVVQSRRHFAGELFSVSPYLQRHLPGLFTLNERVVLLGRWRWGFFSYTPVGATNVGSIKVNFDAELRTNSLTTDTAADMAAAAAAKRGEQYPGFVEATYLHASQTLGGHPLQRGEEMGGFQLGSSIVLVFEAPVGTRKSFDAGWEEGRREGGFNWTIEKGQRIKMGEKLGFVDVEN; translated from the coding sequence ATGGCCCTGTGCCTGACCAGCCGTTCTGCCCTGTGTTGCCGGAAGTTCGCAGTCTCCCCTCATGGGGAGAAGGTAGGATTGATGGAAGTCTCGTTGCGGGCCACTGGTCGTCGTAAGACCGGTGCCAGGCAGTTTTCGCAGTCCTGGAAACAGTATCAGCATCAAAATTCCCACGAAAACCCTTCCCCTCGAAGCACCTTTGGCTCCCGACTCCGTTTTGCCCTACGAAACACCAAAGTCGAATGGTATCCCATCCCCGTCGGTCTCGGTATCGGCTTGCTTGGCTTGCTGCAGTTTTACAAGGCCCAGCGGGCGGAACGTGAACGTGCAGAGAGAGAAGCTGCCGGCGAGACTTTTGATTTCGAAAAAGCTCCCCCCCGTCCAAAGCACCGACTGAGTGGACCATGGCAGGTCCAGATTATGTCTACCTTGCCGCTCAAGGCTATATCGCGGCTCTGGGGGCGCTTCAATGAGATTGAGCTGCCTTATTATTTCCGTGTTCCGGGATTCAAACTTTACTCTTGGGTCTTTGGCGTCAACCTAGACGAGGTTGAGGAACCCGACCTTCACACCTATCCCAACCTGGCAGCCTTCTTCTATCGCAAGCTGAAACCCGGTGTTCGGCCTCTGGACCCGGACACTCGCGCTATTCTTGCACCCTCCGACGGACGTATCTTACAATTTGGATTGATTGAACGTGGTGAAGTCGAGCAGGTCAAGGGTGTCACATACAGCTTGGACGCCCTGTTGGGTGCCGCGACCCCAAACCATGCCGACCACACAGATAAGTTCACAGACCACCAGGGCGAGCCGGCCCAGGGAACCGAAGCCAAAATCCTGGCGGACGCGGAGTTTGCCAAAATGAACGGCATCTCCTATACGCTTCCCACGCTCCTTGCAGGAGACCAGGGCGGTGCCCGGAAGCGTTCTGCATCCATCGATGCGTCCACCCCGTACAAAGCCTCTGCAGAAGCCGAAGTCAAGGCTGATCTGGCTCGTGGAGATGGTGCGCCGTGGTACGCCCCGAAGCCGACGTCCAACAATGCTCTCTACTATGTCGTGATCTACCTTGCTCCAGGTGACTACCACCGCTTCCATTCGCCAGTGCCGTGGGTGGTGCAGAGCCGTCGTCACTTTGCGGGTGAACTGTTCTCGGTGTCCCCGTACCTGCAGCGCCACCTGCCGGGTCTCTTCACCCTCAATGAACGCGTCGTGCTGCTGGGCCGCTGGCGTTGGGGTTTCTTCAGCTATACCCCCGTGGGTGCCACGAACGTTGGCTCGATCAAGGTGAACTTTGACGCCGAGTTGCGTACTAACAGCCTTACCACGGACACCGCGGCCGACATGGCAGCCGCCGCTGCGGCCAAGCGTGGTGAGCAGTACCCTGGATTCGTTGAGGCTACCTACCTCCACGCCAGCCAAACCCTGGGAGGTCACCCTCTGCAGCGTGGTGAGGAAATGGGCGGATTCCAACTCGGTAGCTCAATCGTGTTGGTGTTCGAGGCGCCAGTGGGCACCCGTAAGTCCTTCGACGCGGGCTGGGAAGAGGGCCGACGCGAGGGAGGATTCAACTGGACCATTGAGAAGGGCCAGCGCATTAAGATGGGAGAGAAACTCGGATTCGTTGATGTTGAAAACTGA
- a CDS encoding uncharacterized protein (COG:S;~EggNog:ENOG410PMIN;~InterPro:IPR039751,IPR000626,IPR029071;~PFAM:PF00240;~go_function: GO:0005515 - protein binding [Evidence IEA]): protein MTASSENQPALADSPQSIVLHVLCPSLPPPNRFTLHDISLSITISSLKARIAQTIPSEPSPETQRLIYRGKPLTNDAVALNDVLESSNDTEYSIHLVLPPAPAPHASTSARAPAPIPRGASGHPAPQSPFASNRFTPQHLPHGQEIRYRGPALPAVPHEAEIGLALRRNIEAIRRQIDMQERGGPLGGVAAGTAGATSTTTTASFAQQPAWPHVAPGLSHPGHSSVSSDSTLASGLSGTTNANSNFPEEVRLRLQILRNQIAFGEEQLNRGVAPPMDHIIRIRTQLFALLDDQYQNPHAERDGSIESLLTRVFNIYTRADQLRVSQARTTPPPVLSGPPNPTPGQAPLYLLSSPNGYQALVASPRGAETMQSSLDALRAMHSPTGASAPRTGAPPEIHNANAVVMENIVRQAVLNQRLENNGQLSFTRNLRRMWLFVRLYFFCYMFSEPGTWSRVVYVTLAVLVSLLSETGVPQQLYRMLVAPVQRHLEGLVHFAPDEPAPAPSGTQSTGQRNVPLAQRTGLRHQLRRVERSLALFIASLVPGVGERHVEVRNAAEAARNAERAREEEERRRREEEATNAGTTGEAQTQAQQSGENEQRETGENAPNTIPPTEN, encoded by the exons ATGACCGCGTCTTCTGAGAACCAGCCCGCTCTGGCGGACTCTCCGCAGAGCATAGTACTACATGTGTTATGTCCATCTTTACCTCCTCCCAACCGATTCACTCTCCACGACATCTCCCTGtccatcaccatctcctctctCAAAGCTCGAATCGCGCAGACCATTCCGAGCGAACCATCACCTGAGACTCAAAGGTTGATATACCGGGGAAAGCCCCTGACGAACGATGCCGTGGCGCTGAATGATGTGTTAGAGTCATCAAAT GATACCGAGTATTCCATACACCTCGTCCTTCCTCCTGCCCCCGCTCCCCATGCTTCAACTTCTGCCAGAGCTCCTGCTCCAATCCCGCGGGGAGCTTCAGGACATCCCGCACCTCAGAGCCCATTCGCATCGAATCGATTCACGCCGCAGCACCTGCCTCACGGACAAGAGATCAGGTATCGAGGCCCCGCATTGCCCGCTGTTCCCCATGAGGCAGAGATCGGACTTGCTCTGAGGCGGAATATTGAGGCTATTCGCCGACAGATCGACATGCAGGAACGGGGCGGACCGTTGGGAGGCGTCGCGGCAGGCACCGCGGGGGCTACTTCCACGACTACGACAGCTTCGTTTGCTCAGCAACCTGCATGGCCACACGTAGCTCCCGGTCTGTCGCACCCAGGACACTCGTCCGTCTCGTCTGATTCCACATTGGCTTCCGGTCTGTCGGGGACAACCAATGCCAATAGCAATTTCCCCGAAGAAGTCCGATTGCGCCTACAGATCCTCAGAAACCAGATTGCGTTTGGCGAAGAGCAACTGAACCGAGGGGTTGCGCCCCCAATGGACCATATCATTCGCATACGTACACAATTGTTCGCCCTGCTCGACGACCAATATCAGAACCCACATGCTGAACGCGACGGCTCGATTGAATCGTTGCTTACCCGCGTCTTCAACATCTATACCCGCGCCGATCAGCTCCGCGTCTCGCAAGCTCGAACCACGCCCCCACCTGTTCTATCTGGACCTCCCAATCCCACACCAGGGCAAGCTCCTCTGTACCTCCTCTCGTCTCCAAACGGCTATCAAGCCTTGGTTGCATCTCCCCGCGGCGCAGAAACGATGCAGTCGTCTCTCGATGCGCTCCGAGCCATGCACTCCCCAACTGGAGCATCGGCGCCTCGTACGGGTGCCCCGCCGGAGATTCACAATGCCAACGCAGTCGTCATGGAGAACATCGTCCGACAGGCCGTACTCAATCAGCGCCTCGAAAACAACGGACAGTTGAGCTTCACGCGCAATCTCCGACGCATGTGGCTGTTTGTGCGCTTGTATTTCTTCTGCTACATGTTCAGCGAACCGGGCACATGGTCTCGCGTGGTGTACGTGACTCTGGCCGTCCTCGTCTCGCTTCTGTCAGAAACCGGGGTCCCACAGCAATTGTATCGAATGCTTGTGGCGCCAGTGCAACGACACCTGGAAGGACTGGTTCATTTCGCTCCGGACGAGCCGGCCCCAGCACCATCTGGCACGCAGTCAACTGGCCAAAGGAATGTTCCTCTTGCTCAGCGAACCGGACTGCGACACCAACTGCGACGGGTGGAACGGTCCTTGGCGCTGTTCATTGCAAGCTTGGTTCCCGGCGTGGGCGAGAGACACGTAGAAGTGCGCAACGCTGCAGAAGCGGCCCGGAACGCAGAGCGTgcaagagaggaagaagagcggcGTCgacgggaggaggaggccacCAACGCAGGCACGACTGGTGAGGCACAGACACAGGCTCAGCAGAGCGGCGAGAACGAACAGAGAGAGACGGGCGAGAACGCACCCAACACGATACCCCCAACTGAGAATTAG
- a CDS encoding phosphoglycerate mutase family protein (COG:G;~EggNog:ENOG410PMU8;~InterPro:IPR013078,IPR029033), with protein sequence MPLDTIYLTRHGHRLNWTIDYKTGTYHAQFPTPTGNPADPTLTSHGVRQSHELAAHFTSDNISPKPFRIYSSPFYRCLQTIQPTVEALKQQQQTSTSSPDHINEPPAIDTHADLTVRTEPGLGEWFGPTTFFHHPTPAPASVLSTHFPTILLPSQHEHVHEHGHTYNPILHPSTRGETIAQLHDRVATTLSALITSVDEEISTIEKSLPPAQRTSKAILICSHAAPLIAMGRALTGIMPGDSSVEDFKVYTAGVSTFVRRRGGEGEGVRDDGEGEDGGELAPGTEVLLDGGVKVPDWKGGKGVAGGWECVRNGDCGFLSGGAERGWHFDGDESFDTGPMAGPSATPTSSVESSVETDLGGSKL encoded by the exons ATGCCTCTAGACACAATATACCTCACCCGCCATGGC CACCGCCTCAACTGGACAATCGACTACAAAACCGGCACCTACCACGCCCAATTCCCTACTCCAACCGGTAACCCAGCAGACCCAACCCTAACATCTCACGGCGTGCGCCAATCCCACGAACTGGCCGCCCATTTCACCAGCGACAACATATCCCCCAAGCCGTTTCGCATCTACAGCAGTCCATTCTACCGATGTCTGCAGACAATCCAACCCACTGTCGAAGCATtgaaacagcagcagcagacatccacctcctccccggaTCATATCAACGAACCCCCCGCAATCGACACCCACGCCGACCTAACCGTCCGCACTGAACCCGGCCTGGG AGAATGGTTCGGCCCTAcaaccttcttccaccacccaacccccGCACCGGCCTCAGTCCTATCCACCCACTTCCCTACCATCCTTCTCCCATCCCAACATGAACATGTACATGAACACGGACATACCTACAACCCAATcctccacccctccacccGCGGCGAAACCATTGCCCAACTCCACGACCGCGTCGCAACTACCCTCTCAGCCCTGATCACCTCCGTCGACGAGGAAATATCCACTATCGAGAAATCACTCCCTCCTGCCCAACGGACCAGCAAAGCAATTCTGATCTGCTCGCATGCTGCCCCGCTGATCGCTATGGGACGGGCCTTGACGGGGATAATGCCGGGGGATTCTTCGGTTGAGGATTTTAAGGTGTATACGGCCGGGGTAAGTACCTTCGtcaggaggagaggaggggagggggagggtgttagggatgatggagaaggggaagatggtggtgagctTGCGCCGGGAACGGAGGTACTACTAGATGGAGGGGTGAAGGTTCCTGATTGGAAGGGGGGCAAGGGAGTTGctggggggtgggagtgtGTGAGGAATGGGGATTGTGGGTTTTTGAGTGGTGGGGCGGAGAGGGGATG GCActtcgatggtgatgagTCGTTTGATACGGGTCCTATGGCTGGTCCGTCGGCTACCCCGACTTCTAGTGTGGAGTCGTCGGTTGAGACTGATTTGGGGGGGAGTAAGTTATAG
- the RPS22 gene encoding 40S ribosomal protein uS8 (COG:J;~EggNog:ENOG410PNSS;~InterPro:IPR035987,IPR000630;~PFAM:PF00410;~go_component: GO:0005840 - ribosome [Evidence IEA];~go_function: GO:0003735 - structural constituent of ribosome [Evidence IEA];~go_process: GO:0006412 - translation [Evidence IEA]) — protein sequence MVKTSVLNDALNAINNAEKSGRRQVLIRPSSKVIIKFLSVMQKHGYIGEFEEVDDHRSGKIVIQLNGRLNKCGVINPRYPVQLRDLEKWATQLLPSRQFGYVVLTTSAGIMDHEEARRKHVAGKLLGFFY from the exons ATGGTCAAGACTTCCGTCCTCAACGATGCGCTTAAcgccatcaacaacgccgaGAAGAGCGGTCGCCGTCAGGTCCTGATCCGCCCTTCCTCCAAGGTCATCATCAAGTTCCTTTCCGTCATGCAGAAGCACG gcTACATTGGCGAGTTCGAGGAGGTTGACGACCACCGCTCCGGCAAGATCGTCATCCAGCTCAACGGCCGTCTGAACAAGTGCGGTGTCATCAACCCCCGTTACCCCGTTCAGCTCCGTGACCTCGAGAAGTGGGCCACTcagctcctcccctcccGTCAGTTCGGTTACGTCGTCCTGACCACCTCCGCTGGTATCATGGACCACGAGGAGGCTCGCCGCAAGCACGTTGCCGGCAAGCTCCTCGGTTTCTTCTACTAA
- the KAP95 gene encoding karyopherin beta (BUSCO:EOG09260HMA;~COG:U,Y;~EggNog:ENOG410PFHH;~InterPro:IPR016024,IPR011989,IPR021133,IPR040122, IPR001494;~PFAM:PF02985,PF03810,PF13513;~go_function: GO:0008536 - Ran GTPase binding [Evidence IEA];~go_process: GO:0006606 - protein import into nucleus [Evidence IEA];~go_process: GO:0006886 - intracellular protein transport [Evidence IEA]) yields MNVTQVLESTLSPDAATRSHAEQQLAHAAEVDFAQYLVTLGQELANEDSASHIRTAAGIALKNAFTYRDLAKLQEVQTKWLQQITPEIKAQVKELGLKTLNSKDGRAGQSAAQFIVSIAAIELPRNEWPELMNILVQNVASGSDQLKQASLVTIGFICESQDAELRESLAAHSNAILTAVVQGARREEQNMDIRFAAIKALSDSVDFVRSNMENEGERNYIMQVVCEATQADDLRVQAGAFGCLNRIMGAYYDKMRFYMEKALFGLSIMGMKSEEEDVAKLAIEFWCTVCEEEYAIEDDNAAAQAEGLPEVRPFFGFARVACREVVPVLLQAMCRQDEDATDDEYNVSRAAYQALQLYAQCVQGDVIQPVLTFVEENIRNEDWRHRDAAVAAFGAIMDGPDPKVLEPLIKQALPVLVGMMQDSSIQVRDSVAYALGRVCDFCSETLDPDVHLQPLITCLFNGLASSPKIASSCCWALMNVADRFAGDYGAQTNPLSKHFEDSVKSLLALTERQDADNQLRTAGYEVLNSFVTNAANDSLPLVGNLSDVMLQRLEHTIPMQQQVVSVEDRITLEEMQTSITSVVLAVVQRLETEIKPQADRIMQVMLQILATVPPKSSVPDVVFATIGAIAGALEDDFIKYMDNFAPFLYKALENQEEPGLCSMAIGLVSDISRALNERVQPYCDGFMNALLTILRSSTNVLKPAILETFGDIAQAIGTQFDTYLNVVAQVLHQASVVTASNDVTPEMQEYIVSLREGIMDAWGGILLSYKGKPQVSQLHPFVDHIFQLLHTISQDFNRSEGLMRATMGVIGDLADAFPNGEFAAYFRNDWVTSLVRETRTNREFGSRTIDTARWTREQVKRQITMSTAAAMA; encoded by the exons ATGAACGTCACTCAGGTGTTGGAGAGTACCCTCTCGCCAG ATGCGGCGACTCGTTCCCATGCCGAACAGCAGTTGGCCCACGCGGCGGAGGTTGACTTC GCCCAGTACCTTGTCACACTCGGTCAGGAACTCGCAAACGAAGATTCCGCGTCCCACATCCGTACCGCTGCCGGTATCGCTTTGAAGAACGCTTTCACTTACAGAGACCTCGCAAAGCTCCAGGAGGTCCAAACAAAATGGCTACAGCAAATTACCCCAGAAATCAAGGCACAGGTCAAGGAGCTTGGCCTCAAGACGCTTAACTCGAAGGATGGCCGCGCCGGCCAGTCTGCCGCCCAATTCATCGTCTCCATCGCTGCTATCGAACTTCCCCGGAACGAGTGGCCGGAGCTGATGAACATCCTCGTCCAGAATGTCGCGAGTGGTTCTGATCAACTGAAGCAGGCCTCCCTGGTCACCATCGGCTTCATTTGCGAGTCCCAGGATGCTGAGCTTCGCGAGAGCTTGGCTGCCCACTCCAATGCTATCCTGACCGCCGTCGTTCAGGGTGCTCGGCGCGAGGAGCAGAACATGGACATCCGATTCGCCGCCATCAAGGCCCTCAGTGATTCCGTTGACTTCGTGCGGTCGAACATGGAGAACGAGGGTGAGCGGAACTACATCATGCAGGTGGTGTGCGAAGCGACACAGGCCGATGATCTGCGTGTGCAGGCGGGCGCATTCGGTTGCCTGAACCGTATCATGGGTGCCTACTATGATAAGATGCGCTTCTACATGGAGAAGGCTCTGTTTGGCCTGTCGATCATGGGAATGAagagcgaggaggaggatgtggctAAGCTGGCCATTGAATTCTGGTGCACCGTTTGTGAGGAGGAATACGCTATTGAGGATGACAACGCGGCG GCACAAGCAGAGGGTCTCCCCGAGGTCCGCCCCTTCTTTGGCTTTGCCCGCGTCGCCTGCCGGGAAGTCGTTCCCGTCCTCCTGCAGGCCATGTGCAgacaggatgaggatgccacGGACGATGAGTACAACGTCTCTCGCGCTGCTTACCAGGCCCTGCAGCTCTACGCTCAATGCGTGCAGGGTGATGTGATCCAGCCTGTCTTGACCTTTGTGGAGGAGAACATCCGTAACGAGGATTGGCGCCACAGGGATGCTGCAGTTGCGGCATTCGGCGCCATCATGGATGGCCCCGATCCCAAGGTCCTGGAGCCTCTCATCAAGCAGGCTCTTCCCGTCCTCGTCGGCATGATGCAGGACAGCTCCATCCAGGTCCGTGATTCGGTCGCCTACGCTCTTGGCCGTGTCTGTGACTTCTGCTCTGAAACCCTTGACCCTGACGTGCACCTCCAACCCCTCATCACTTGCCTGTTCAACGGCTTGGCAAGCTCTCCCAAGATCgccagctcctgctgctgggccCTGATGAACGTTGCCGATCGTTTTGCCGGCGACTATGGCGCCCAGACCAACCCTCTGTCCAAGCACTTCGAGGACAGTGTCAAGTCGCTCCTTGCTCTTACTGAGAG ACAAGATGCAGACAACCAGCTCCGTACTGCTGGATACGAAGTCCTCAACTCCTTTGTGACCAACGCTGCCAATGACAGCCTTCCCCTTGTGGGCAACCTCTCCGACGTCATGCTTCAGCGCCTGGAGCACACCATCCCCATGCAACAACAAGTGGTTAGCGTTGAGGACCGCATCACcttggaagagatgcagacTAGCATTACTAGCGTTGTACTT GCTGTCGTTCAACGACTCGAGACTGAGATCAAGCCCCAAGCCGACCGCATCATGCAGGTCATGCTTCAGATCTTGGCCACTGTTCCTCCCAAGTCCAGTGTCCCTGATGTTGTATTCGCCACGATCGGTGCCATTGCGGGTGCCTTGGAGGATGACTTCATCAAGTACATGGATAACTTTGCCCCCTTCCTGTACAAGGCCCTGGAGAACCAGGAAGAGCCTGGTCTCTGCTCTATGGCCATCGGCCTGGTCAGCGACATTTCGCGTGCCTTGAACGAGCGGGTGCAGCCTTACTGCGACGGTTTCATGAACGCCCTTCTCACAATCCTGAGG TCCTCGACCAACGTGCTGAAGCCTGCCATCCTTGAGACATTCGGTGATATTGCTCAGGCTATTGGCACCCAGTTCGACACCTACCTCAACGTCGTTGCCCAGGTTCTTCACCAGGCCTCTGTTGTGACCGCCAGCAACGACGTGACCCCCGAGATGCAAGAGTACATTGTCTCGCTGCGTGAGGGTATCATGGATGCCTGGGGTGGTATCCTCCTGTCCTACAAGGGCAAGCCGCAAG TCTCCCAACTTCATCCCTTCGTGGATCACATCTTCCAGTTGCTCCATACCATTTCCCAGGATTTCAACCGCAGCGAGGGTCTGATGAGGGCAACCATGGGTGTTATTGG TGATCTGGCTGATGCCTTCCCCAACGGCGAGTTTGCTGCCTACTTCCGTAACGACTGGGTCACCAGTCTGGTCCGTGAGACGAGGACCAACAGGGAGTTTGGATCTCGTACCATTGACACCGCCCGGTGGACTCGTGAGCAGGTCAAGCGTCAAATCACGATGTCCACTGCCGCAGCAATGGCGTAA